The Candidatus Caldatribacterium sp. genome has a window encoding:
- a CDS encoding adenylate kinase — protein MRIILLGPPGAGKGTQAKKIEGEFGIPQLATGDIIRLAIKEGTEWGKKAEPFVREGQLVPDEVVIGVVKERLSRDDVRNGFILDGFPRNLKQAEALEEILKALGVSIDAVLYFDIPPEELVRRLSARRVCENCQTPYNLISSPPRNDGVCDRCGGRLVQRPDDTPEVIRKRLAVYEEQTKPLVDFYKARGL, from the coding sequence GGTAAAGGGACACAGGCAAAGAAAATTGAAGGGGAGTTCGGTATTCCTCAACTTGCCACAGGAGACATCATCCGTCTTGCCATTAAGGAGGGCACGGAGTGGGGAAAGAAAGCCGAGCCCTTTGTTCGAGAGGGACAGCTTGTTCCTGATGAGGTTGTCATAGGGGTTGTGAAGGAAAGACTTTCCCGGGATGACGTGCGCAATGGGTTCATCCTTGATGGATTTCCGAGGAACTTGAAGCAAGCCGAGGCTCTCGAGGAGATATTGAAAGCTCTCGGGGTTTCCATCGATGCGGTGCTCTACTTTGACATACCCCCTGAAGAGCTCGTGCGGCGTCTCTCGGCCCGGAGGGTGTGCGAGAACTGCCAGACTCCGTACAATCTCATCTCGAGCCCTCCTCGCAACGATGGGGTGTGCGACCGCTGCGGGGGAAGGCTTGTCCAGCGGCCGGACGATACCCCTGAGGTTATCCGGAAACGTCTTGCGGTGTACGAGGAGCAGACCAAACCCCTTGTGGATTTCTACAAGGCCAGGGGTCTC